CCGCCTCAGCCGGTGACGACGGCCGTCGTCGCCCCCGGACCGCCGCCCCCGAAGGGGTCCGCGCTCGGCCGGCCCAGCAGGTACCCCTGCCCGCAGCCGACGCCGAGCTCCCCGAGCACGCTCAGCTCGTCGGGCCGCTCGACGCCCTCGGCCACGATCGTCGACCCCAGTTCGGAGGCGAAACCGACCAGGGCCCGGGCCACGGCCCGGCGGGCGGGGTCGGTGTCGATGCCGCGGACGAACGCGATGTCGAGCTTGACGATGTCCGGCGACAGGTGCAGGACGTGCTGCAGGCTGGCGAACCCGGCCCCCGCGTCGTCGACGGCGATGCGCACCCCGTGCCGGCGCAGCCGCGCGGTCGCCTCGGTGAGCGCGTCGTAGTCCGCGACGGGGTCGTGCTCGGTGATCTCCACGACGAGCCGGTCCGGTGCCCCCACCAGCAGCAGGTCGTGGGTCGCGGGGTCCAGCAGCGCCTCGGCGGAGGCGTTCACGCTGAGGTACGTCCCGGCCGGCATGACCCCCCGCAGCGGCAGGGCCGAGGCGATGGCGGCCTGCTCCAGCCGGACGCCGATGCCGCAGGTGCGGGCGTCGGTGAAGACCTGCTCGGGGCAGCGCGGTGAACCTCCCGGCCCGGTGAACCGGCTGAGCGCCTCCGCGCCCACCGTCGTCCCGGTGCGCAGGTCGACGATCGGCTGCAGGACGGTGGTGCGGCCCGCACCGGCGACGAGCGCGTCCAGGGAGGCCAGGCGGTCGTCCCGTTCGGCGCGGCGGCGGTCCCGGTGGTGCAGGACCCCGGCCAGCAGCGCCGCCACGACGTGCAGGGCCTCCAGCTGGCGGGAGGCGAGGTCGTCCTCCGCGGCGGGCCCGACCCCCACCAGCCGTCCGCCGGTGACCCCGTCGGGGCGCACGACGTCGACGGCCAGCGGGGTGCGGGCGAGGTCGGTCTCGGCCAGCAGCCGGACGGTGGCGCGCGGGTCCAGGACGCTGCTGGTCTGCTCGACGTGGTGCGCGGTGGTGGGGGTGGGTCTCGTGAGGGCCGCGACGGGTGTCCCGAAGACGTCCCTGGCGAGGTCCAGGAGCTGGGCGACGGCGTCGGCGTCGTCCTGCCCGTCACCTCGCACCGGTGGCCCTCCCGCGGACGTGCCGTCTGTCGTTCGTCGAGTCGTGGGTGACCGCACCACCCGACGGGCGCACCGTGCGGGAACGGGGCGCCCTCCTCGTGACCCGCCGTCCGCTCGACCCTCGCAGAAGGGTGCCGTCCGCACAATCACGACGAGGTCACAGTCACCGTCGGTCACTCCCCGCAGTCGGCGTCGCCGTGCCCCGGTCTGCGCCGCGGCGCTGCGTCAGCGATGCCCGCTCGGGCCGTGCCGGCGCATCCGCAGCACCGCGACCATCGCCTCGCGGATGATCGCCCTCGACATCTTCGACGTCCCGTGCGTGCGCTCGGTGAACAGGATCGGCACCTCGCGCACGGTCGCGCCCCGCTGCAGCGCGGCCAGCGTCGTCTGGATCTGGAACGCGTACCCCGCGGCCGTCAGCTGCGACAGGTCCAGGGAGCGCAGCAGGTCGGCGCGCCACGCCTTGAACCCACCGGTCAGGTCGGCGACGGGCGCCCGCAGCAGGACGCGGGCGTAGACGTTCGCCCCGCGCGAGAGCGCCTTGCGGTACCAGGGCCAGGCGTCGTCGAGCGCGCCGCCCGGCACGTACCGCGCGCCGAGGACGAGGTCGGCGCCCGCGGCGATCTCGGCGGTCATCCGCTCCAGCGCCTCCACCGGGTGCGAGCCGTCGGCGTCCATCTGCACGACGACGTCGTGCTCGCCGGCGGCGAGGGCGTGCGCGAAACCGGCGCGGTAGGCGGCGCCGAGGCCGTCCTTCGTCGTGCGGGTCAGCAACCGCACGCGCCCCTGCGGGTACCGCGCCGCGACCTGCTCCACCAGGGCGCCGGTGCCGTCGGGGGAGGAGTCGTCGACGACCAGGACGTCCGGGGCGAGCGCGGAACCCAGGATGCGCTCGAGCATGCCGGTGATGTTGTCGGCCTCGTCGTACGTGGGCAGGACGACGACGCAGCGCAGGGCTTCGGCCAACGGGAACTCGCTCGGGTGATCGGCGGACGGGTCGCCCGACGCTACCCCACCTCCCACCCCCTCCGTCCCGGCCGGACACCGGGTCCGGCGTGTCCGCCCGCCGGTCCCGGGGTCGTGTCGGACCAGTGCGGCACGATCGGCCCCGTGCGGACGACCGGTGCGCAGGCTGCTGCGGAGGAGGTCGCGTGATCGAGCACCCCGGCTCGGAGCGACGGCCCGCCCCGGTCCCGACCTGTCCACCGGCACCCCGCGCGTCGCGCAGGAGGTGGTGTCGCCGTCGCCTCGACACCGTGCTCGCGCGGGTCGCCGCACCGCAGGAGGCCTGATGGGGCTGGAGGAGCTGCCGCCCGCCGTGCTCGGCGAGTGGTTCACCGAGGAGAAGCGGCTCCTCGCCCAGCGCGTGCTGCGCGCGGAGTACGAGCGGGGCCGCAGCCTCGCCCAGATCGCCCTCGACAGCGGCTACAGCGTCACCCGCGTGCGCAAGCTGCTGCTGCGCGAGGGCGTCGAGCTGCGCTCGCGGGCGGGCAAGCCGGTCCAGGAGCACGGAGCAGCTGGCAGACTGTCCCTGCGCCCGGGCCACCCGCAGGAGGCCGGCGCGGCCGGGAGGGCTGGCCGAGTGGTTGAAGGCGGCGGTCTTGAAAACCGCTAGGGAGGTACCCACTCCTTCCTCATGGGTTCGAATCCCATGCCCTCCGCCACCGCCGGACGCCCGGTCCGGGACGTGAGGACGCAGCGACGGCGAGGAGCAGGACGATGAGCGCGGTCGTGGGGCCCGAGATGACCCCGCAGCGGCGGGCGACGGCGCTGCGCGCCTTCCAGACGCTGCCCCGGGAGGACCGCCAGGACGCGATCGCCCTGGCCCGCTGGGGCCGGCGCCACCCCGACGAGCGCGTCGCCGCCGTCGCCTGGTGGTACGCCGCCGCCGTCCTGCAACCGCGCTGGTACAACCGGGTGCCGCTCCTGGTGCCCGTCCTGGTCGTCCTTGCGCTGCTCGCCGCGGCTCTCCTGGCGAACTCCTGGCCGCTGGCGCTCCTCGGTCTCGTCGTGCTCCTGCTCTCGGCCGCCCTCGTGCGCCAGCGCCTGACGACCGCGCCGCTGCTCGGCCTCATGCGCCCGCCGAGCGCCGCCGACGTGCCCGCGGACCCCCAGGGCTGAGACCGGCAGCGACGGCCTGCGCTCACCGCCGGACGGGTGACTGCGCGCTGTTGCACCCTCGTGGCCGATCCAGTCCCGGTGCCCGCGGGACGATCCACAGCAGGTGCGTACCTGGTCCAACCGAGGGCGGGACGCGCTGAGCGGCACTGGCCGCCTCGGCGCGGACCTCGGCGTCCTCGCGGGCGTCCTCCTCGCGCTGGCCCTGGTTCAGTCCCTCCTGGGGCGCGGGTCGACGCCGGCGCTGCTGCTGCTCGGGTCCGGTGAGGCGGCCGCCGCGTTCCTCGCCGCCGGTCTGCTGACCCGGGCGGTCCGGCGGCGGGCGCCGTCGCCGTGGCAGCGGCGCAGCTGGGCCCTGCTGGCCCTGGCGTGCTGGTCCTGGGGGACCGGCCAGCTCGTCTACGTCGTGGAGGACGTCCTGGGGCTCGCCGGGGGCGCGACGACCTGGGCCGACGGCCCGTTCCTCCTCTTCTCCTTCTCGCTCGTGGCCAGCGGTCTCAGCTGGTTGCGCGGTCAGACCCGCGCCCACCTCGGCGTCGGGGCGCTGCTCGACGGGGTGCTGCTGGGGACCTCGCTGCTGATGGTCGTCTGGGTCGGCTGGCTGGCCGAGGCGGTCCACGCCTCGCCCCTCCGGCTGACCGACCTCGTCGTGCCGTTGACCTACCCCCTCCTGGACCTGGTCTTCCTGACGATGGTGCTCGTCCAGGTCACGCTGTCCGGCCCCACCCGCACCGGGGTGTTCTGCCTCGCCGCCGTGAGCGCCCTCGCCTTCGCCGACGCCGCCTACCTGTGCGGCGTCCTGGCCCCGGGGGGTTTCCGGACGGGCGGTCCACCCGACTTCGCCTGGATCGCCGCCTTCGGGGTCGTGGCCGTCAACGCCCGGCACCACCCGGCCGCCCCGGTGCAGTCCTCACCGGCGACCGAGGGGTCGACGGGCTGGGTGGTGTCGTACCTGGTGATGTTCCCCGCCTGCCTGTGCGGGGTGGTCAGGCTGTGGACGGTGACCGACCACGTCGTCCTGGTCCTCCTCGTGACCATGGCCGCGACCGTCATGACCCGGCAGTTCCTGGCCCTCGACGACCACCGCCGTCTGCTGTCCACGGCCGAGCGGCAACGTCGTCAGCTCGACGTCCTCGCCCACGTCGACCCCCTCACCGGTCTGGAGAACCGGCGCCGGTTCTCCGACCGGACGGCGGAGGCGGTCCGCGACGCCCTCGGCACCGGTGACGCCGTCGTCGTCGCCTTCGTCGACCTCGACCGGTTCAAAGCCGTCAACGACACCCTCGGGCACGCGGCCGGCGACGACCTGCTCCGGGGGGTCGCGGCCCGGTTGCGCTCGAGCGTGCGCGAGGAGGACTGCGCCGCCCGGTGGGGCGGGGACGAGTTCGCCGTCCTGGTCACCGACCCGCAGGCGCGCGCGGACGACGTCGTCGAACGCCTGCGCGCCGCGCTGACGGAACCGTTCCGCATCCAGGGGACCGTCGTCCAGGCCTCCGCCAGCATCGGCGCGGTCCGGGAGGACGTGCGGGCCCTGGCCGCGGGCAGGGCGGACGACGGGGACCTCGTGCCCGGGGTCGTCGAGGCGCTGCTGGCCGCGGCCGACGCCCGCATGTACGTCGTGAAGCGGGCCCACCGCGATCCCGTGGCGCTCGAGCGGTGACCCGGGGGTAGGTTCGGGCGGTGCCGGCCGAGCGCCTCCTCGTGCCCGTCGACCCCGCCGGGGCGGACGGGCCCGTCCAGGTGGCCGCCGACGTGACCGGCACCGGCCCCACCCTGCTGCTCCTGCAGGGGCAGAGCCTGGGCCCGGAGACCGCCGCCGGCCTGGCCGAGGACCTGTCCGGCGCGTTCCGCGTCGTCGTCGTCCACACCCGGGGGACCGGTGCGAGCACGGGCGGTCCCGGACCGGGCGGCTGGAGCACCGCGACGTTCGCCGCCGACGCCGTCGCCGTCCTCGACGCCCTCGGCGTGGACCAGGCCCACGTCCACGGCTTCTCGATGGGCGGCCGCGTCGCCCAGGTGCTCGCGGTCCGTCACCCCGGGCGCACCGGCCGTCTCGTCCTCGGGGCGACCGGTCCCGGCGGGGTGCGGGAGGTCCCGTGCGACGACGCCGTCACCCGCACGCTGCGGCACGCCGCCTCCACCGCCGGGCGGCAGGAGCTGGCCGACCTGTTCTTCACCCCGGGATTCTCGACGGCCCACCCCGAGGTCGCGGCGCGGTTCGCCCCGACCGGGACCCCCCGCGCGCAGCGCGCCCACCACGGGGCGAGCAGGGGCCACGACGGGTGGGGACTGCTGCCGCGCATCCGGGCCCGCACCCTCGTCGTGCACGGCGACGGCGACCGGCTCACCCCGCCGGCGAACGCGCGGCTGCTCGCCGACCGGGTCCCCGACGCGCGGCTGGTCCTGCTCGACGGCGCCCGCCACGGCTACCCCGAGGAGTTCCGCGCGCAGGTCGCCGAGACCCTCGGGGGTTTCCTCACCTGACGCCGCGGGCGACGCCTCCCGGCGGGCGTCAGGACTCCGCGGGGACCTGGATCGTGACGGCGCCGGGGAGGACGCGCACGTGGAGGCCCGTCGCCTCGCCGAGGGTGTCGCCGTCGAGTTCCACCTGCCGGGCTGCCGGCAGGGCCAGGCTCATGGCGGCTGCTGTGACGTAGTTGAGGGCGGTGATCTCCCGCCGGCCGATGACGTGCCTCAGCGGGGTGCGCCGGACGATCCCGTTCTCGATGAACACCTTGCCGAGCACCTGCAACCAGTGCCCGAGGCCCTCGGGGCTCATCAGGAGCACGTCGAACCGGCCGTCGTCCAGGGCCGCGTCGGGGAGCAGGAGGATGTTGCCGGTCAGCGTTCCGCAATTGCCGACGATGACGGTGTGGGTGCGCAGCCGTTGCAGCGGCCCGTCGTCCAGTCGGTACTGCAGGCGGAAGGTGTTGGTCTGGCGCAGGGCTGCCACGATCGCCTTGACGTACGCCAGCCAGCCGACCTTGGCCTTGAGGTCCTCGTCGGTGGCGGCCAGCATCGTCGCGTCGATGCCCAGGCCGGCCATGACGAGGAAGGCGTGCTGGTCGACGCTGCCGTCGGGGCGGCGGATCTCGACGTGGCCGAGGTCGATGGGGCGGCCCCGCCCGGTGAACGCGGTGCGCACGGAGTGCTCGACGTCGTCGAGGGTGAGGTCCATGTTGCGGGCCAGCAGGTTGCCCGTGCCCGAGGGCAGCAGGGCCAGCGGGAGGCCGTGTTCGGCGAGGGCTTCGGCGACCAGTCGCACGGTACCGTCCCCGCCGGCGGCGATGACCAGGTCGACACCGGCGGCGACCGCTTCCAGGGTGGGGCCGCGGCCGGGGTCCTCCTTCGACGTCTCGAACCACAGCGTCGGGTCCCAGCCGGCGCGGGCCTGCTCGCGGTCGACGACCGCGCGGACGGCGTCGAGGTCGATCTTGACGGGGTTGTAGACGACAGCGGCGCGCATGGGGCGGCTCCAAGGACGGTGCGTGCGGGGAACGGTCCGGTGCGCAGGTGGGCCGGGGGTGCCTCCCGCAGGGGTCGCGGCGCCGAGATCGACACGTCCTGCGGGAGGCTCGACCTCAGGCGCGGAACTCCGCGGGCCGTTCGGCCGGGGCGTCCGCGAGGGCCCGGGTGATTCCCTCGACGCCGGCCTCGGCACCGTAGACGGGGGTGCCCGGCTGCTGGCGCCACGACTGCGCCAGGGAACCGGCGTCCACGACGTCGAAACCCATCTCGCGCACCAGGCCCGCCACCACGTCCTTCGCCGCGGGGTCGTCGCCGGCGATCGGCAGGGCGCGTCGTTCCAGGTCGCCCTCCGGCCGGCCCGCGGTGATGAGGTGGTCGGCCGTGATGCCGTTGAAGGCCTTGACCCAGTGCAGCCGTCCGCGCGGGTCGAGGTGCCGCGCGGTCCACACCGTCTCCGGGGTCCCGTCCTCGATCTCGTCGAGGCGACCGTCGCGCTGCTGCGGGTAGTAGTTGCCGGTGTCGACGACGACCGCGCCGTCGGGCAGGGGGTCCAGCAGGGTCGCGGGGAGGTCGGGAACCCTGCCCTGCGGGATCGTCACGACGGCCAGGTCCACCCCGCGCGGGGCGTCCTGCGCGGTGACCGCGCTCGCGCCCGTCTCCTGCGCGAGATCGGCCAGCGTCTCGGGCCCGCGGGAGTTCGCGACCTTCACGGTGTGGCCGAGGCGCGTGAACGCGCGGGTGAGGTTTCCGCCGATGTTGCCGGCGCCGATGATGCCGATGTCCATGGCCGCGACGCTACGTCCGCGGGCCGGCGTGCGCCCTCCGGGGCGACCCGGCACCCGTGCGGGGAAGCGAGTCGTCGACGCACCCGGCTCGCCGGGGGAGCCGGGTGCGTCGACGGGCCCGGACCCACCGGGGGCCGGGGAGGTGTCAGGTCAGAGGGTCGCGGTGTCGATGACGAACCGGTACCGCACGTCGGAGGCCAGCACGCGCTCGTACGCCTCGTTCACCTGGTCGGCGGCGATGACCTCGACCTCGGACCCGATGCCGTGCTCGGCGCAGAAGTCGAGCATCTCCTGGGTCTCGGCGATGCCGCCGATGTTCGAACCGGCGAAGCTCTTGTTGCCCATGACGACGGAGAACATCTGCAGGGACAGCGGCTTCTCGGGCAGACCCACGTTCACCATCGCGCCGTGCACGTCGAGCAGCGAGAGGTAGGCGTCGAAGTCGAGCATCGCGCTGACCGTGTTGATGATGATGTCGAACTGCCCGCGCAGCGCCGTGAAGGTGTCCGGGTCGGACGTGGCGTAGTAGTGGTCGGCGCCCAGGCGCAGGCCGTCCTCCTGCTTCTTCAGCGACTGCGACAGCACGGTCACCTCCGCGCCCATGGCGTGCGCGAGCTTGACGGCCATGTGGCCCAGGCCGCCGAGACCGACGACCGCGACCTTCTTGCCGGGGCCGGCGCCCCACTGCTTCAGCGGGGAGTAGGTGGTGATGCCGGCGCACAGCAGCGGGGCGGCGACGTCGAGGTCGATGCCCTCGGGGATGCTGCAGACGAAACCCTCGGTGACGACGATGGCCTGGGAGTACCCGCCGTGGGTGGGCTGCCCGTCCTTGCCGACGCTGTTGTAGGTGCCGGTCATGCCCTTGAGGCAGAAGTGCTCGTCACCGGCGAGGCAGTTCTTGCACTCGCCGCAGGAGTCGACCATGCAGCCGACGCCCACGCGGTCGCCGACGGAGAACTTCGTGACCTCCGAGCCGACCGCGGTGACGGTCCCGGCGATCTCGTGGCCGACGACGACGGGGTACGTCGCCGGGCCCCACTCGCTGCGGGCGGTGTGGATGTCGGAGTGGCAGATGCCGGCGAACTTGATGTCGATCGCGACGTCCTTCGGTCCGACGTCGCGGCGCTCGACCTCGAACGGCGTCAGCGGTTCGGTGGCGGACGTGGCGGCGTAGGCCTTGACGGTGGTGGGCACGACTTCTCCCTGGATCGGACGGGTGGGGACACGCGCTCCGTTGCGGCTCCTCCACGTTAACGCGGGGCGACCGCCCCCGCCGTCCGGGGTCGTTGCACTCTCTACCAGAAGCGGGGACGGCGTGGAGACCGCACGATGCTCGTGTGTGCGAAGCGACCCCGGACGCCGTCCTGGACCTGCCCGCGGACCTCGGCGCGGCACGCCTGGCCCGCGCGTTCGTCCGCGAGCGGGCGTGCCCGGACCACTGCGGCGACGTCCTGGACCGCGCGCTCCTGGCCGTCTCGGAGCTGACCGTGAACGCCGTCGAGCACGGCGCTCCGCCGGTGCGCGCGCACCTGGACTGCCGCGACGGCGTCCTGCACCTGGAGGTCAGCGACGGCGGTTCCTCGCTGCCGCGGCACACCTCGCCGGGCACGTCGGCCGAGTCCGGCCGCGGGGTGGGGCTGGTGGCGGCGGTCTGCGCCGACTGGGGGGTGCGCCGGGAGGGTCCCGGCAAGACGGTCTGGTGCGACCTGGCCGGGTGAGGGGTCCCGGCGGGCCGGGTCAGCCCACCCGCACCGCGACGATCGCGACGTCGTCGTCGCTGCCGTCGGGCAGCATCCGTTCCAGCAGGGCGTCGCAGACGGCGTCGACCTCGAGGTCGGCGAGGTCGCGGACGACGGAGCGCAGCTCGGCCAGGCGATCCTCCATGGGCTGGTCGCGGCGTTCCACCAGGCCGTCGGTGTAGAGCAGCAGGAGGGTGCCGGGTGCGAGGGTGCCCTCCTGCTGGTCGCGCTGCTGACCCGAGCCCAGGCCCAGCACGATGCCCTCGCCCTCGAGCAGCCGGACCTCGCCGTCGGGCGCGGCGACCACGGGCGGCAGGTGACCCGCGGTGCACCAGCGGACGCGACGCGCCCCCGGACCGGCCTCGAGCTGCATCACGACACCCGTCGCGAGCGTCGTCACGCCCAGGCCCTCGAGCAGTTCGTCGAGGCGGCGGACGACCTCGCCGGGTTGGGCGGAGCGGTCGTAGGCCAGGGCCCGCACGAGGGTGCGCAGCTGACCCATGGCGGCGGCGGCGAGGACGTCGTGGCCCATGACGTCGCCGATCACGACGACGGTGGACCCGTCCGGCTGGGTGAACGCGTCGTACCAGTCCCCGCCGACCTGCGCGGCCTCCGCCGCCGGGTGGTAGCGCGTGGCGATCGACAGCCCGGGGGAGGGGGTCGGCGGTGTCAGCAGACTGCGCTGCAGCGTCTCCGAGGACGTGCGCTGCTGCGCGTAGAGACGGGCGTTCTCCAGGGCGACCCCGGCGCGGGCGCCGAGGTCGGTGGCGGTCGCCAGGTCGTCGGTGGTGAACGGGGGGCGGTCCGGGCCCGACAGCAGCGTCAGGGAGCCCGTCACGGCCCCCCGGGCGCGCAGCGGCACGACGACGGCGCTGCCGAGGCCGAGGCGGCGCAGCACGTCGGCGGTCTCGCGCGTGGTGGTCACGGCGTCGGCGTGGTCGTCGTCGATCGAGACGAGGGTCGGGCCGAGGTCGCCGTGCAGGACGCGCATCGAGATGGAGTTGTCGCCCAGGTCGGCGTGCAGCTCCTGGAACCGCGCGGCCACCTCGGTCAGGTCGGGGTCGGCGTGCGAGGCGCGGATGTGGCGGGTGCGCCCGGAGGTGTCCAGCAGCGTCGCGAACGCCCACTCGGCGAACTCGGGCACCACGAGGGAGGGCAGGAGGTCCTGGGCCGCGTCGGGGTCCAGCACCTCGGACAGCTGGTCGGTGACCTGGGACAGGAACTCCAGCCGGCGGCGGGCGTCGCGCGCGGCGGCGAGCGCCTCGTCGCGCTCGCGCTCGGCCTGCACCCGCAGCGTCACGTCCGACTGGACGCCGACGAAGTGGGTGACCCGGCCCGCGGAGTCGCGGACGGGGGAGATGACGACCTCGTTCCAGAAGGCGGTGCCGT
The sequence above is drawn from the Kineococcus mangrovi genome and encodes:
- a CDS encoding NAD(P)-dependent alcohol dehydrogenase; this translates as MPTTVKAYAATSATEPLTPFEVERRDVGPKDVAIDIKFAGICHSDIHTARSEWGPATYPVVVGHEIAGTVTAVGSEVTKFSVGDRVGVGCMVDSCGECKNCLAGDEHFCLKGMTGTYNSVGKDGQPTHGGYSQAIVVTEGFVCSIPEGIDLDVAAPLLCAGITTYSPLKQWGAGPGKKVAVVGLGGLGHMAVKLAHAMGAEVTVLSQSLKKQEDGLRLGADHYYATSDPDTFTALRGQFDIIINTVSAMLDFDAYLSLLDVHGAMVNVGLPEKPLSLQMFSVVMGNKSFAGSNIGGIAETQEMLDFCAEHGIGSEVEVIAADQVNEAYERVLASDVRYRFVIDTATL
- a CDS encoding NADPH-dependent F420 reductase — encoded protein: MDIGIIGAGNIGGNLTRAFTRLGHTVKVANSRGPETLADLAQETGASAVTAQDAPRGVDLAVVTIPQGRVPDLPATLLDPLPDGAVVVDTGNYYPQQRDGRLDEIEDGTPETVWTARHLDPRGRLHWVKAFNGITADHLITAGRPEGDLERRALPIAGDDPAAKDVVAGLVREMGFDVVDAGSLAQSWRQQPGTPVYGAEAGVEGITRALADAPAERPAEFRA
- a CDS encoding diguanylate cyclase domain-containing protein, with the protein product MRTWSNRGRDALSGTGRLGADLGVLAGVLLALALVQSLLGRGSTPALLLLGSGEAAAAFLAAGLLTRAVRRRAPSPWQRRSWALLALACWSWGTGQLVYVVEDVLGLAGGATTWADGPFLLFSFSLVASGLSWLRGQTRAHLGVGALLDGVLLGTSLLMVVWVGWLAEAVHASPLRLTDLVVPLTYPLLDLVFLTMVLVQVTLSGPTRTGVFCLAAVSALAFADAAYLCGVLAPGGFRTGGPPDFAWIAAFGVVAVNARHHPAAPVQSSPATEGSTGWVVSYLVMFPACLCGVVRLWTVTDHVVLVLLVTMAATVMTRQFLALDDHRRLLSTAERQRRQLDVLAHVDPLTGLENRRRFSDRTAEAVRDALGTGDAVVVAFVDLDRFKAVNDTLGHAAGDDLLRGVAARLRSSVREEDCAARWGGDEFAVLVTDPQARADDVVERLRAALTEPFRIQGTVVQASASIGAVREDVRALAAGRADDGDLVPGVVEALLAAADARMYVVKRAHRDPVALER
- a CDS encoding helix-turn-helix domain-containing protein, coding for MGLEELPPAVLGEWFTEEKRLLAQRVLRAEYERGRSLAQIALDSGYSVTRVRKLLLREGVELRSRAGKPVQEHGAAGRLSLRPGHPQEAGAAGRAGRVVEGGGLENR
- a CDS encoding ATP-binding protein translates to MCEATPDAVLDLPADLGAARLARAFVRERACPDHCGDVLDRALLAVSELTVNAVEHGAPPVRAHLDCRDGVLHLEVSDGGSSLPRHTSPGTSAESGRGVGLVAAVCADWGVRREGPGKTVWCDLAG
- a CDS encoding SpoIIE family protein phosphatase, with product MDGTSAAVAGGALSSDLPRVLHGQPGAVLLVRVEDGTVLFANPLAEQLAPGVRLPCPVDEWSRRAGLQSSDGDDIDDPTNDASPLSRIVHGEPVHGERVTAARSSDMSDEREALWVIGLPLTDAPVDTLTSLALVALLPLREAGMVRDAQQSAERLHSRAVLASDLSFTISDPTQPDNPLVWVNPAFEKVTGYGRDVLGRNCRFLQGPETDREAVRRIRTALETGDTVTELLLNYRKDGTAFWNEVVISPVRDSAGRVTHFVGVQSDVTLRVQAERERDEALAAARDARRRLEFLSQVTDQLSEVLDPDAAQDLLPSLVVPEFAEWAFATLLDTSGRTRHIRASHADPDLTEVAARFQELHADLGDNSISMRVLHGDLGPTLVSIDDDHADAVTTTRETADVLRRLGLGSAVVVPLRARGAVTGSLTLLSGPDRPPFTTDDLATATDLGARAGVALENARLYAQQRTSSETLQRSLLTPPTPSPGLSIATRYHPAAEAAQVGGDWYDAFTQPDGSTVVVIGDVMGHDVLAAAAMGQLRTLVRALAYDRSAQPGEVVRRLDELLEGLGVTTLATGVVMQLEAGPGARRVRWCTAGHLPPVVAAPDGEVRLLEGEGIVLGLGSGQQRDQQEGTLAPGTLLLLYTDGLVERRDQPMEDRLAELRSVVRDLADLEVDAVCDALLERMLPDGSDDDVAIVAVRVG
- a CDS encoding alpha/beta fold hydrolase; amino-acid sequence: MPAERLLVPVDPAGADGPVQVAADVTGTGPTLLLLQGQSLGPETAAGLAEDLSGAFRVVVVHTRGTGASTGGPGPGGWSTATFAADAVAVLDALGVDQAHVHGFSMGGRVAQVLAVRHPGRTGRLVLGATGPGGVREVPCDDAVTRTLRHAASTAGRQELADLFFTPGFSTAHPEVAARFAPTGTPRAQRAHHGASRGHDGWGLLPRIRARTLVVHGDGDRLTPPANARLLADRVPDARLVLLDGARHGYPEEFRAQVAETLGGFLT
- a CDS encoding polyprenol monophosphomannose synthase, with the protein product MAEALRCVVVLPTYDEADNITGMLERILGSALAPDVLVVDDSSPDGTGALVEQVAARYPQGRVRLLTRTTKDGLGAAYRAGFAHALAAGEHDVVVQMDADGSHPVEALERMTAEIAAGADLVLGARYVPGGALDDAWPWYRKALSRGANVYARVLLRAPVADLTGGFKAWRADLLRSLDLSQLTAAGYAFQIQTTLAALQRGATVREVPILFTERTHGTSKMSRAIIREAMVAVLRMRRHGPSGHR
- a CDS encoding diacylglycerol/lipid kinase family protein, producing the protein MRAAVVYNPVKIDLDAVRAVVDREQARAGWDPTLWFETSKEDPGRGPTLEAVAAGVDLVIAAGGDGTVRLVAEALAEHGLPLALLPSGTGNLLARNMDLTLDDVEHSVRTAFTGRGRPIDLGHVEIRRPDGSVDQHAFLVMAGLGIDATMLAATDEDLKAKVGWLAYVKAIVAALRQTNTFRLQYRLDDGPLQRLRTHTVIVGNCGTLTGNILLLPDAALDDGRFDVLLMSPEGLGHWLQVLGKVFIENGIVRRTPLRHVIGRREITALNYVTAAAMSLALPAARQVELDGDTLGEATGLHVRVLPGAVTIQVPAES
- a CDS encoding EAL domain-containing protein — translated: MRGDGQDDADAVAQLLDLARDVFGTPVAALTRPTPTTAHHVEQTSSVLDPRATVRLLAETDLARTPLAVDVVRPDGVTGGRLVGVGPAAEDDLASRQLEALHVVAALLAGVLHHRDRRRAERDDRLASLDALVAGAGRTTVLQPIVDLRTGTTVGAEALSRFTGPGGSPRCPEQVFTDARTCGIGVRLEQAAIASALPLRGVMPAGTYLSVNASAEALLDPATHDLLLVGAPDRLVVEITEHDPVADYDALTEATARLRRHGVRIAVDDAGAGFASLQHVLHLSPDIVKLDIAFVRGIDTDPARRAVARALVGFASELGSTIVAEGVERPDELSVLGELGVGCGQGYLLGRPSADPFGGGGPGATTAVVTG